A window of the Zeugodacus cucurbitae isolate PBARC_wt_2022May chromosome 4, idZeuCucr1.2, whole genome shotgun sequence genome harbors these coding sequences:
- the LOC105213412 gene encoding ADP-ribosylation factor 2 has product MGLTISSLLTRLFGKKQMRILMVGLDAAGKTTILYKLKLGEIVTTIPTIGFNVETVEYKNICFTVWDVGGQDKIRPLWRHYFQNTQGLIFVVDSNDRDRINEAEKELQNMLQEDELRDAVLLVFANKQDLPNAMSAAELTDKLRLNQLRNRHWYIQAACATQGNGLYEGLDWLSAELAKK; this is encoded by the exons ATGGGTTTAACAATTTCTAGTTTGCTGACACGTCTTTTCGGAAAGAAGCAAATGCGTATTTTGATGG ttGGTTTAGATGCTGCTGGTAAAACCACCattctatataaattaaaactgGGGGAGATTGTCACGACCATTCCAACTATTGGTTTTAACGTTGAGACcgttgaatataaaaatatttgtttcaccGTTTGGGACGTCGGTGGTCAGGACAAAATTAGGCCACTATGGCGCCATTACTTCCAAAACACACAAGGCCTAATATTTGTGGTGGACTCAAATGATCGTGATCGCATAAATGAAGCTGAAAAAGAACTACAGAATATG TTACAAGAAGACGAACTTCGTGATGCTGTATTGCTGGTTTTCGCTAATAAACAGGACTTGCCAAATGCTATGAGTGCTGCTGAATTGACCGACAAACTAAGACTTAATCAACTTCGAAATCGTCAT tggtATATTCAAGCAGCGTGTGCTACTCAGGGCAATGGGCTTTATGAAGGTCTTGACTGGTTGTCGGCGGAATTAGCTAAAAAATGA